The following proteins are encoded in a genomic region of Cyanobacteriota bacterium:
- a CDS encoding glycosyltransferase family 4 protein — protein sequence MKSLLLVSYEYPPIGGGAANACRQYAQLLAARGTKVVVLTSAYADLPSKEVQGNLTILRIPASRKDQHKSNPYQMFCFMLSAFLRLGNLVQAYKPGHALIFFVSPFGALGLALKWFHNVTFSVFARGGDIPGFVDLTDSYHAVLAPLTSLILKNTSNVFSNGMFLKELADKLLVDKEAINIPNGLEPSLVKAKKVSGKLKLLFVGRMVKKQKNFLVLPEILKQASELDLHLYIVGDGPDFDLLLTKIAEYKLEPRVTILGWLNKQELETYYQLCDVLIFPSIVEGVSNVLVEAIASGMYVLANDIPDTRFFIENTGRGKLLTTNDASEYVTLIKELIKEPSAIEAGISQEILQGLSWEASVEKLEAHLA from the coding sequence ATGAAAAGCCTTTTGCTAGTGAGTTATGAATATCCGCCAATTGGTGGTGGTGCTGCTAATGCTTGCCGTCAGTACGCTCAGTTGCTTGCAGCAAGAGGAACCAAGGTAGTTGTCTTGACTTCGGCTTATGCCGATTTGCCAAGCAAAGAAGTTCAAGGCAATTTAACTATTTTAAGAATCCCTGCTAGTCGTAAAGATCAACACAAATCAAATCCATATCAGATGTTTTGTTTTATGCTTTCGGCTTTTTTGCGCTTGGGTAATCTAGTTCAGGCTTACAAACCAGGCCATGCTTTGATATTTTTTGTTAGCCCCTTTGGTGCGCTGGGACTTGCTTTGAAGTGGTTTCACAATGTGACCTTTAGTGTTTTTGCAAGAGGCGGAGATATACCTGGCTTTGTAGACTTGACTGATAGTTATCACGCAGTGCTCGCACCTTTGACAAGTTTGATCTTGAAAAATACCAGTAATGTTTTTAGCAACGGTATGTTTTTAAAAGAATTGGCTGATAAATTATTAGTTGATAAGGAAGCTATTAATATCCCTAATGGTCTTGAGCCAAGTTTAGTTAAAGCTAAAAAAGTCAGTGGCAAACTCAAATTACTTTTTGTTGGGCGCATGGTCAAAAAACAAAAGAACTTCTTAGTGCTGCCAGAAATTCTGAAACAAGCCAGTGAACTTGATTTGCATCTTTATATAGTTGGTGATGGTCCAGATTTTGATTTACTCTTAACTAAAATAGCAGAATATAAATTAGAGCCACGAGTGACGATTTTGGGCTGGCTTAACAAGCAAGAACTTGAGACTTACTATCAACTTTGCGATGTTTTGATATTCCCCAGTATTGTTGAAGGTGTTTCAAATGTTTTGGTTGAAGCGATTGCTTCAGGCATGTATGTGCTTGCTAATGATATTCCAGACACTAGATTTTTTATTGAAAATACCGGACGCGGTAAATTGCTCACAACAAATGATGCAAGTGAGTATGTCACTTTAATTAAAGAACTGATCAAGGAACCTAGTGCTATTGAAGCTGGGATTAGTCAAGAGATTTTGCAGGGTTTGAGCTGGGAAGCTTCGGTAGAGAAATTGGAAGCACACTTGGCTTAG
- a CDS encoding class I SAM-dependent methyltransferase: MTNTVIVESSGEKAFAFGQNWQGFVDKHLNEERIAEAVKSLEEFCGKDALKGKTFLDIGCGSGLFSLAARKLGAKSIVSMDIDQNSVACCQQLKESMDSPDDWKVVHGSVLDNEFMTSLGEFDFVYSWGVLHHTGEMWKAIDNAAARVAKNGGFYIAIYNDADGFQFMPDGRIGNSKLWLWEKKFYMSMPGFIQSLIDLAAQSAMILVYLITLRNPVRAIREHKQLRGMSWSVDIKDWLGGYPYEYAKADVLFKHLKPQGFNLENLKVHNGLLNNELYFSRSR, from the coding sequence ATGACTAATACTGTAATTGTTGAATCTAGTGGAGAGAAGGCTTTTGCTTTTGGGCAAAACTGGCAAGGGTTTGTTGATAAACATCTTAATGAAGAACGTATAGCTGAAGCCGTCAAATCGCTAGAAGAGTTTTGTGGTAAAGATGCGCTCAAGGGCAAGACATTTCTTGATATTGGTTGTGGTAGTGGATTGTTTTCACTAGCTGCTCGCAAGCTTGGTGCAAAGTCAATTGTCAGTATGGATATTGATCAAAACTCAGTTGCTTGTTGCCAGCAGCTCAAAGAATCAATGGACAGTCCAGATGATTGGAAAGTAGTTCATGGTTCTGTACTTGATAATGAGTTTATGACTTCACTTGGTGAATTTGATTTTGTTTATTCTTGGGGTGTGCTTCATCACACTGGTGAGATGTGGAAGGCTATTGATAACGCTGCAGCAAGAGTTGCAAAGAATGGTGGTTTTTATATTGCTATTTATAATGATGCAGATGGTTTTCAGTTTATGCCTGATGGACGTATTGGTAATTCCAAGCTTTGGCTTTGGGAAAAGAAATTCTATATGAGCATGCCTGGCTTTATCCAGTCATTGATTGACTTAGCGGCCCAGTCAGCAATGATCTTGGTTTACTTAATTACTTTGCGTAATCCGGTTCGTGCCATTCGCGAGCATAAACAATTGCGCGGAATGTCATGGAGTGTTGATATCAAAGATTGGCTTGGCGGCTATCCTTATGAATATGCCAAGGCTGATGTTTTGTTCAAGCATCTTAAGCCACAAGGATTTAATTTAGAGAACCTCAAGGTACATAATGGCTTGTTGAATAACGAGCTTTACTTTAGTCGTAGTCGATGA
- a CDS encoding DUF4160 domain-containing protein, protein MSPTILRFKAYRLFFFSNEGSPLEPIHVHIRKGQALAKFWLELCTYLSENYGFNSKELKEIEELIRKNEQEIKTKWNQYFSE, encoded by the coding sequence GTGAGCCCAACAATACTACGATTCAAAGCTTATAGGTTATTTTTCTTTTCTAATGAAGGGTCTCCGCTAGAACCAATCCACGTCCATATTAGAAAAGGACAAGCATTAGCTAAATTTTGGCTTGAACTATGCACTTATTTGTCTGAGAATTATGGATTCAACTCCAAGGAGCTTAAAGAAATTGAGGAGCTAATTAGAAAAAATGAACAAGAAATTAAAACAAAATGGAATCAATACTTCAGTGAGTGA
- a CDS encoding citrate synthase, which yields MSSNTETKTSASINIDGKQLDCPVIEGTEGERAIDISKLRAETGLITLDNGFVNTGSCTSAITFIDGEKGILRYRGYGIEDLAEKSTFVEVAYLLIYGKLPNKTELEGFSRGLTKHSLLHEDMIHLFSGYPSSAHPMAILSAMTSSLSTYYPKSQDTPSDEQVNLDIIRILSKLRTIAAFSYKKSIGQPLIYPDNSLTYCSNFLNMMFAVPTEPYEIDPDIVKVINQLLILHADHEQNCSTSTVRTVQSSGASMYAAVSAGISALWGPLHGGANQAVLDMLEGIQASGDDYKTFLGKVKDKKTNIRLMGFGHRVYKNFDPRAKILRQSCDTVLSKLGVSDPLLDLARGLEEEALRDEYFVSRNLYPNVDFYSGIIYKALNIPVDMFTVMFALGRIPGWLAHWKEQRDSGVKKIFRPRQIYTGPNEQNYTTIDQR from the coding sequence ATGAGTTCTAATACAGAGACTAAAACTAGCGCCAGTATAAATATTGATGGTAAACAACTCGATTGCCCCGTTATTGAGGGTACAGAAGGTGAAAGAGCTATTGATATCTCTAAACTAAGGGCTGAAACTGGTTTGATTACTCTTGATAATGGTTTTGTGAACACAGGTTCTTGCACAAGTGCAATTACATTTATTGATGGTGAAAAAGGAATCCTGAGATACAGAGGTTATGGCATCGAAGATCTTGCTGAGAAGTCCACATTTGTTGAAGTTGCCTATCTATTAATTTATGGCAAATTGCCAAATAAAACTGAACTAGAAGGATTTTCTAGAGGACTTACCAAACATTCTTTGTTACACGAAGATATGATTCATTTATTTTCTGGTTATCCAAGTAGCGCTCATCCGATGGCTATTCTAAGTGCGATGACAAGTTCTCTTTCAACTTACTATCCTAAGTCACAAGACACGCCAAGTGATGAGCAAGTCAATCTGGATATCATCCGTATTCTTTCTAAACTAAGAACGATTGCAGCTTTCTCTTATAAAAAATCAATTGGACAACCTTTGATTTATCCTGACAACTCACTTACTTATTGCAGTAACTTCCTTAACATGATGTTTGCAGTACCAACTGAGCCTTATGAGATTGATCCAGATATTGTTAAAGTGATTAATCAATTATTGATTTTACATGCTGACCATGAGCAAAACTGTTCTACGTCTACTGTTCGTACTGTACAAAGCTCGGGTGCAAGTATGTATGCAGCAGTTTCAGCAGGAATCTCAGCTCTTTGGGGACCGCTTCATGGTGGTGCCAATCAAGCTGTACTTGACATGCTTGAAGGAATCCAAGCGAGCGGGGATGATTACAAGACTTTCTTAGGTAAAGTCAAAGACAAGAAAACCAATATTAGATTGATGGGCTTTGGTCATAGAGTTTATAAAAACTTTGATCCAAGAGCGAAGATCCTACGTCAGTCTTGCGATACTGTTTTAAGCAAGCTTGGTGTTAGTGATCCATTACTTGATCTGGCAAGAGGACTTGAAGAAGAAGCACTTAGGGATGAATACTTTGTAAGTCGTAATTTATATCCGAATGTAGATTTCTACTCTGGAATCATCTATAAAGCACTTAATATTCCAGTTGATATGTTTACTGTGATGTTTGCACTTGGCAGAATTCCTGGCTGGTTAGCACATTGGAAAGAGCAGCGTGACAGCGGAGTCAAGAAAATCTTTAGACCAAGACAAATATATACTGGGCCAAACGAGCAGAATTACACTACAATAGATCAAAGGTAA
- a CDS encoding DUF2442 domain-containing protein: MNKKLKQNGINTSVSEATATSIELDDKILWVHLADGRQLGVPLVYFPRLLNANKDDLNNYELSGSGRGIHWEKLDEDISIKGLLLGLPDQTKLGRTLL, encoded by the coding sequence ATGAACAAGAAATTAAAACAAAATGGAATCAATACTTCAGTGAGTGAAGCAACTGCTACCTCCATTGAACTAGATGATAAAATTCTGTGGGTTCACCTTGCTGATGGTAGGCAACTTGGAGTACCTTTAGTTTATTTCCCACGTTTGCTAAACGCAAACAAAGATGATTTAAATAATTATGAGTTAAGTGGTAGTGGACGAGGTATCCACTGGGAGAAGCTCGATGAAGATATCAGCATAAAAGGCTTGCTTCTAGGACTCCCAGATCAAACCAAGCTTGGTAGAACTTTACTTTAG